In Stomoxys calcitrans chromosome 2, idStoCalc2.1, whole genome shotgun sequence, the following proteins share a genomic window:
- the LOC106095721 gene encoding uncharacterized protein LOC106095721 → MLSIYKILIITLLAGIGYIEANGDIKAVEVVPKDVANLTLVESQQRSVGDTAYSFRCTVGPGKTARVTCAGHDRTTWATPHNVELTLNCPPNGQGPTIAYAEINFTVTTTNVNCLVTAGGVGYNFIQMKVNAFGTTLLDYTDTFYNY, encoded by the exons ATGTTGTCCATCTACAAAATCCTCATCATCACCTTGCTGGCCGGCATAGGATATATTGAAGCCAATGGTGATATAAAAGCAGTTGAAGTGGTACCTAAAGATGTTGCTAATCTCACACTGGTAGAGAGCCAACAAAGAAGTGTGGGTGATACTGCATATTCCTTTAGATGCACTGTGGGTCCTGGAAAAAcag CCCGTGTTACCTGTGCTGGACATGATCGCACTACCTGGGCAACACCCCACAATGTGGAATTGACTTTGAATTGCCCTCCGAATGGTCAAGGACCTACCATAGCATATGCCGAGATTAACTTCACTGTTACCACAACAAATGTTAATTGCCTTGTTACCGCTGGAGGCGTTGGctacaatttcattcaaatgaaagtaaatgcttttggAACCACTTTATTGGACTATACTGATACCTTTTATAATTATTAA